In Nostoc sp. CENA543, a single genomic region encodes these proteins:
- a CDS encoding hybrid non-ribosomal peptide synthetase/type I polyketide synthase has protein sequence MAQNTDYKKLIATTLTKMEAMQARITELETRQSEPIAVIGMGCRFPGGINSPEAYWNFCQAGLDAIVEVPQSRWDISKFYAPEPTPGKMNTRYGGFLQEDITEFDARFFSISSREATSMDPQHRLLLEVTWEALENANLPPTNLAGDRVGVFVGITSVDHAMTVYKSKYDEIDSFFGTGNALSAAAGRLSYFLNLRGPCMSIDAACASSLVALHQAIRSLRNHECEIALVGGVNLILDPAITINLCQSGMMSPDGRCKTFDAAANGYVRGEGCGVLVLKRLSVAEKKGDRILALLRGSAVNHNGAAAGLTVPSGPAQQDLLRQALADARVKPEEVGYIEAHGTGTSLGDPIEMNAIAAVYGERSQPLYVGSVKTNIGHLEAAAGIAGTIKTILALQHGEIPSHLHFHEPNPLINWQGYPIKIPSQTIPWSNNGQVRIAGVSSFGFSGTNAHIIIEQAPAANIPEIKLQRPSHLLTISAHSEPALKELARRFHTRLESHPEMGDICHSAAIGRSSLPERLAIVAETLPELQQRLAAFAEEKDVDHGVFHRRFTGEKQPKIAFLFTGQGACYGGMGNQLYQTQPTFRQYIDQCADILGNYLEYPLQEILFGDRTDLLNQTAYAQPAIFALEYSLAMLWQSWGIKPSLLIGHSVGEYVAACIAGVFSLEAGLALIVKRGQLMQTAPLGKMASVFADETTVSALIQNYSNTVSIAAINHPQQIVISGESDSIDEIVANCKSQNIAVQLLSVSGAFHSPLMESILDDFEIAARDISYHHPQIILVSGIDGQPLTTAPDASYWRQQSRQPVQYLQSLITALNKGYNLFLEVGPRPILAEQGRRYNDEAIWLSSLNRGLDNWQTMLSALAQLYIHGVNFNAGKFNEDYSYRNIQLPNYPFQRKNFQFKSTVLTESNLIKEVPLERELMETNMTLAKVTNIKKNQQKIGNQLKSILALLLKEDENDIRDDETLLNLGADSIILTDFVRKIEEKFGVKVKIDQLFTDLQTIGEIANYLSDYIKQEPSNTSDEITINTIPTKTSVQVSNSESELNNYLWVISQLQPIAVAYILKALEGLGKRLSIAESWTTENLLKTLPIASKYQILVNRYLKTLEQVGIIQNQGDVWIVKNLPTPFSLPEAIGNLQTICPAAKPELDMLQRCGENLAEVLKGNIDPLELIFPAGSVVHAESIYGNSPVSRLMNQRVAQAINSILNNFSRSDRPHQIIEIGGGTGATSEAIVNNLNLNHTTYSFTELSPVLLNKARQKFKNRHNFNFHQLDIEKSPVSQGLTAHSYHIVVAANVLHSTRNITETLNNIRELLVPGGYLVLLETVENNSWLDLTFGLTPGWWRFQDQELRLDTPLLSGESWCAALKRCGFVNVDSYSQQNHISIYNGQELIIASTPPESAIDSQSKTVAVSTPTSGKEALMMAQLQSLKELKDIHEKTIIKQLEILQSAPVVPSNKSEVLLIQTETAPTPKTSKTETTPPPQKISSPNLNPLALKLTESKSLTEQQQAFIQKLEILYNQKTAKSKAYSQNSRKTMVDVKPTIDFRMALKEFQYPIVSESAQGAYFRDIDGNAYIDLAMGFGVNFFGHSPDFVLAAIQQQMQHGIGLGMQSNIAAETAALICEMTGVERVAFSNTGTEAIMAAVRIARSRTKRQKIVIFAGSYHGTFDGILARAGEEAGIAQPLSLGTPSGMVEDVIVLTYGAEESLEIIAAQADNLAAVLVEPVQSRKPDLQPKEFLQKLRKLTQQKEIALIFDEIITGFRITPGGAQEWFEVEADIVVYGKAIGGGLPISMICGKADFLDTVDGGFWTYGDDSHPQTELTAYGGTFCRHPLALAACRAVLLHLREQGATVQETVNQLTNRLATEVNQFFQEIGIPIRIVHFGSLFRFESFGAYSLFLKPIELPLFYYLLNLKGVYTWEKRVCFLSTSHTNEDIDKVVAAVKEAIIELRQAGFFENAKAPQTKKREASDDLSDDEDGRNNLNQQFPTSEAQRQLWLLAELDTTASASYNVTTSLELRGALDILSLQQAINEVVNRHEALRTKILEQGELQEVISSVKIDLPLINLMAEYNPEATALVLRTELSQKPFDLSVAPLFAAVLMRLASEHYLLTLKTHHIVADGWSLGLILNEIGKLYSAKIGIATESLTPPMQFRKYLALRQQEAQSPQMREHRDFWLKTYEGEIPVFELPTDFPRPAVKTYTGGRESKIIAPQLWQNLQTVGRKNQATLFMTMFAAYTAFLRRISGHDDLVIGIPISGRQFEGSEKLVGFCSQFLPIRIQTDITTSFVAHLRHTKETLIAAFKHQSHALEELLAALQLQRDFSRSPLISVSFNLDPKLTLPEFEGLKVSLPPEPIGYTPFDLGFNFIEVNDSLIIYCNYNTELFKPETIQQFLESFEILMQGVIKDANSLLSELPLLTQVQQEELLAELTGTTIELPQNSTIIDDFIAQVKSTPDAPALIVGETTFTYRELNEKVNRLTNYLHEKYHIGSGQAIALAIGRNQNLIIAILATFKTGATYVPIDPQYPSSRIDFILKDSGCHLCLTESNFVSQLPQQIEAICLDKIDSILADFDINEPKLQPDTNQIAYILYTSGSTGNPKGVMGRHISILNIIRSLRLTFNLDKHPEWRYIFTAPVTHDPSFRNIFLPLTIGAALYMYEVQHIGHLVDFLQENQINALHTTPSIYREILAVLAPEETIPSLKYISCGGEKLDRETAIALRKRFPAEIISNVYGSTETCVGVSQYTIDENLNTDVPLGQVFHNNRLFVLDEFNNPVPLHVIGEICVEGAALAVGYRNLPELTKEKFQSSFLNSEKILFRTGDLGKQIAPGVIEFIGRKDNQVKVNGYRVDPREIEYQISRYAQIEKAIVLPVEVNNQTQLSAYCQTDKEIKIAEIREFLANYLPVYMIPSSFIFLKQFPLTKHGKLDLRSLVTLQPTNQLTQVAYTAPRNTLESKLVHIWEKILTKHPIGVFDNFFEIGGHSLLLSRVVTHVHKELNVLVKLADFFKVPTIVGLAALISKAQSNYQEPIPAITQQASYPMSHGQRRLWALEFLDHNHYAYGMPSAYQFNGDLNIAAFENAFKKLIERHEILRTTFTLINNEPRQVVNEQMSFSVNQIDLIDDENQTAKIAEAIRNNAKTTFDLETGSLLKINLLKLSQQSHIVLFNMHHIISDGWSAGVLIKDFLAHYHAYGQENVKLPSPLRIHYKDYTSWQDQQLQTPKLQAQRDYWLAKLTPAPTRLNLPLDYMRPSVQSFSGSAVIWKPNQELIKDFELLTKTQETSLFMGLLTLVKGFLFRYTEQNEITVGSPIAGRNHPDLEEQIGFYVNTLVLRDHIATDDSFATLLTKVKTTTIEAYDNQEYPFDKLVSDLNFKRDPSRNPLFDVVVVLQNNQNVDLAIDGITVNALEQELVTAKFDLEFIFVDEAEFYLKLIYNTDIFASERISLMIRLLEALLEEVVQSPDTPLLNLCDRTDKSSQENNSLFATNFNF, from the coding sequence ATGGCTCAAAATACAGATTATAAAAAATTAATAGCCACAACCCTCACAAAAATGGAGGCGATGCAGGCTCGCATTACTGAATTAGAAACTAGACAAAGTGAGCCGATTGCTGTTATTGGAATGGGTTGTCGTTTCCCTGGTGGGATAAATTCTCCTGAAGCTTATTGGAATTTTTGTCAAGCTGGATTAGATGCAATTGTAGAAGTTCCTCAAAGCCGTTGGGATATCTCAAAATTTTACGCTCCAGAGCCTACCCCCGGCAAAATGAACACTCGTTATGGGGGATTTTTACAAGAGGATATTACAGAATTTGATGCCCGTTTCTTCTCCATATCTTCCCGCGAAGCAACTTCAATGGATCCGCAACACAGGTTATTACTTGAGGTGACTTGGGAAGCCTTGGAAAATGCCAATTTACCACCAACTAATTTAGCAGGCGATCGCGTGGGTGTGTTTGTTGGTATCACTAGTGTTGACCACGCGATGACTGTTTACAAAAGCAAGTATGATGAAATCGATTCTTTTTTTGGTACAGGAAACGCCCTGAGTGCAGCAGCAGGTAGGTTGTCTTATTTTCTCAACCTGCGCGGCCCTTGTATGTCTATTGATGCAGCCTGTGCTTCTTCATTGGTTGCACTTCACCAAGCTATTCGCAGCTTAAGAAATCATGAGTGCGAAATAGCCTTAGTAGGTGGGGTCAATCTCATCTTAGATCCGGCAATTACGATTAACCTTTGTCAGTCGGGGATGATGTCTCCCGATGGTCGTTGTAAGACCTTTGATGCAGCTGCAAATGGATATGTGCGGGGCGAAGGATGCGGGGTTTTAGTTCTCAAACGCCTGTCTGTGGCTGAAAAAAAGGGCGATCGCATCCTCGCATTATTGCGCGGGTCTGCGGTCAATCACAATGGGGCTGCCGCCGGGTTAACAGTTCCCAGTGGCCCCGCCCAACAAGATTTACTGCGTCAAGCCTTAGCTGATGCTAGAGTCAAACCCGAAGAAGTCGGGTATATAGAAGCACATGGTACGGGGACTTCTTTAGGTGATCCCATTGAGATGAACGCCATCGCTGCTGTGTATGGAGAGCGATCGCAACCTCTTTACGTCGGTTCAGTGAAGACTAATATCGGGCATCTCGAAGCCGCCGCCGGGATAGCAGGCACAATCAAGACAATTCTCGCCCTCCAGCATGGTGAAATTCCGTCTCATCTCCACTTCCACGAACCCAATCCTCTGATTAATTGGCAAGGATACCCGATCAAAATTCCCAGTCAAACCATACCCTGGTCGAACAATGGCCAAGTCCGTATTGCTGGAGTCAGTTCCTTCGGTTTTTCGGGAACGAATGCTCACATAATTATCGAACAAGCACCTGCTGCCAACATACCAGAAATTAAGCTGCAACGTCCTAGTCATCTGTTGACGATTTCTGCTCATAGCGAACCAGCCTTAAAAGAACTAGCTCGACGTTTTCACACCCGCTTAGAGTCTCACCCAGAGATGGGAGATATCTGTCATAGTGCGGCCATTGGTAGGTCGTCTTTACCTGAACGTTTAGCGATCGTTGCAGAGACATTGCCAGAGTTGCAACAAAGATTAGCAGCTTTTGCTGAGGAAAAAGATGTTGATCATGGGGTTTTTCATCGACGGTTTACAGGAGAAAAACAGCCGAAAATAGCCTTTCTTTTTACTGGTCAAGGAGCTTGTTATGGGGGTATGGGTAATCAACTTTACCAAACCCAACCGACATTTCGCCAATATATTGACCAATGTGCAGACATTTTAGGAAATTATTTAGAGTATCCACTACAAGAAATATTATTTGGCGATCGCACAGATTTACTCAATCAAACTGCATACGCTCAACCAGCTATATTTGCTCTCGAATATTCACTTGCCATGTTGTGGCAATCTTGGGGAATCAAGCCTAGTTTACTCATTGGCCATAGCGTTGGTGAATATGTTGCAGCTTGTATTGCCGGAGTATTTAGTTTAGAAGCAGGTCTAGCATTAATTGTGAAACGTGGGCAATTAATGCAAACTGCGCCTCTAGGAAAAATGGCTTCAGTTTTTGCAGATGAAACTACGGTATCTGCTCTCATTCAAAACTATAGTAATACAGTTTCTATTGCGGCTATTAATCATCCTCAACAAATTGTGATTTCTGGTGAAAGTGATAGTATTGATGAGATTGTCGCCAACTGCAAAAGCCAAAATATAGCGGTTCAATTACTATCAGTTAGCGGTGCTTTTCATTCTCCATTAATGGAGTCAATCTTAGATGATTTTGAAATTGCTGCTCGTGATATTTCTTATCATCATCCTCAAATTATACTAGTTTCAGGAATTGACGGACAACCTTTAACAACTGCGCCTGATGCCAGTTACTGGAGACAACAAAGCCGTCAACCGGTGCAGTATTTACAGAGTTTAATTACAGCGTTAAACAAAGGATATAACCTATTTTTAGAAGTGGGGCCAAGACCAATACTCGCAGAACAAGGTCGTCGTTATAACGATGAAGCTATCTGGCTGAGTTCTCTCAATAGAGGCTTGGATAACTGGCAGACAATGCTGTCAGCACTTGCCCAACTCTACATTCATGGAGTTAATTTTAACGCCGGAAAATTTAATGAAGATTACAGCTATAGAAATATTCAATTACCAAATTATCCTTTTCAAAGAAAAAATTTTCAATTTAAATCTACTGTTTTAACAGAATCAAATTTAATCAAAGAAGTGCCTTTAGAAAGAGAGCTAATGGAGACTAATATGACTTTAGCAAAAGTTACAAATATCAAAAAAAATCAGCAAAAAATCGGTAATCAATTAAAGTCTATCTTGGCTCTGCTACTTAAAGAAGATGAAAATGACATTAGAGATGATGAGACATTATTAAATCTGGGAGCAGATTCGATTATTTTGACCGACTTTGTCCGCAAAATTGAAGAAAAATTTGGCGTAAAAGTCAAGATAGATCAATTATTTACTGATTTACAAACAATTGGCGAAATAGCTAATTATTTATCTGATTATATTAAACAGGAACCATCAAATACATCTGATGAAATAACAATAAATACTATTCCAACTAAAACCTCAGTTCAAGTATCTAATTCCGAATCAGAATTAAATAATTATCTGTGGGTGATTTCCCAATTACAACCAATTGCTGTTGCTTATATCTTGAAAGCTTTAGAAGGATTAGGTAAGAGACTAAGCATAGCAGAAAGCTGGACAACAGAAAATTTATTAAAAACTTTACCTATTGCCTCAAAATATCAGATTTTAGTTAATCGTTATTTAAAAACTTTAGAACAAGTTGGAATTATTCAAAATCAAGGTGATGTCTGGATAGTAAAAAACCTACCTACGCCTTTTTCTTTACCAGAAGCTATAGGAAATCTGCAAACAATTTGTCCAGCAGCAAAACCTGAGTTAGATATGCTACAACGCTGCGGAGAAAATTTAGCAGAAGTTCTCAAAGGAAATATAGATCCCTTAGAGTTAATTTTCCCAGCAGGTTCAGTTGTCCATGCAGAAAGTATATATGGCAATTCTCCTGTATCTCGTTTAATGAATCAACGAGTAGCCCAAGCAATTAACTCTATTTTAAATAATTTTTCTCGTAGCGATCGCCCTCACCAAATTATTGAAATAGGAGGTGGTACAGGTGCAACCTCTGAAGCAATTGTTAATAATTTAAATCTCAACCATACGACTTATTCTTTTACTGAACTTTCTCCTGTTCTCCTCAATAAAGCACGGCAAAAATTTAAAAATAGACATAATTTCAACTTCCATCAATTAGATATTGAGAAATCACCAGTTTCTCAAGGGTTAACAGCGCATTCTTATCACATAGTTGTTGCTGCTAACGTGCTTCATAGTACCCGCAATATTACAGAAACACTCAATAATATTCGAGAACTACTAGTACCTGGTGGTTACTTGGTACTACTAGAAACAGTCGAAAATAATTCATGGCTTGATTTAACTTTTGGACTCACACCCGGATGGTGGCGTTTTCAAGATCAAGAGTTACGTCTAGATACTCCATTGTTAAGTGGAGAAAGTTGGTGTGCTGCTTTAAAACGTTGTGGCTTTGTCAATGTGGATAGTTATTCTCAACAGAATCATATCAGCATCTACAATGGACAAGAGTTAATTATTGCTTCCACCCCTCCTGAAAGTGCTATTGATAGCCAATCAAAAACAGTAGCTGTATCAACACCAACCTCTGGTAAAGAAGCTTTGATGATGGCTCAACTACAATCTTTGAAGGAACTCAAAGATATTCATGAAAAAACTATTATCAAGCAATTAGAAATCCTCCAATCTGCACCTGTTGTACCCAGTAATAAATCAGAAGTTTTATTGATTCAAACAGAAACTGCGCCTACTCCTAAAACAAGCAAAACGGAAACCACACCTCCTCCCCAAAAAATTAGTTCTCCAAATTTGAATCCACTAGCTTTAAAGCTGACAGAGAGTAAATCTTTAACCGAACAACAGCAAGCTTTTATCCAAAAATTAGAGATTCTTTATAATCAAAAGACAGCCAAATCCAAGGCATATTCGCAAAACAGCCGCAAGACAATGGTAGATGTAAAACCTACTATTGACTTCCGTATGGCTTTAAAAGAATTTCAATATCCCATTGTTTCAGAATCAGCCCAAGGAGCATATTTTCGTGATATCGATGGTAATGCTTATATCGACTTAGCAATGGGGTTTGGAGTTAACTTTTTTGGTCATAGTCCTGATTTTGTGTTGGCAGCAATTCAGCAACAAATGCAACACGGAATTGGATTAGGAATGCAGTCAAATATTGCAGCAGAAACAGCTGCTTTAATTTGTGAAATGACAGGTGTAGAACGAGTCGCTTTTAGTAATACTGGTACAGAAGCGATTATGGCAGCAGTTCGTATTGCTCGTTCTCGGACAAAACGCCAAAAAATTGTAATTTTTGCTGGCTCTTATCACGGTACTTTTGATGGCATTTTAGCGCGCGCTGGCGAGGAAGCAGGAATAGCTCAACCATTGAGTCTTGGTACACCATCAGGAATGGTTGAAGATGTCATAGTTCTTACCTATGGAGCAGAAGAAAGTCTAGAAATAATTGCTGCTCAGGCTGATAATTTAGCAGCAGTTTTAGTAGAACCTGTGCAGAGCCGTAAACCAGATTTACAGCCTAAAGAATTTCTCCAAAAATTACGTAAATTGACTCAACAAAAAGAAATTGCCCTCATTTTTGATGAGATTATCACTGGATTTCGCATTACTCCAGGAGGGGCGCAGGAATGGTTTGAGGTTGAGGCAGATATAGTAGTTTATGGTAAGGCAATTGGTGGTGGTTTACCTATCAGTATGATCTGCGGTAAAGCAGATTTCTTAGACACAGTTGATGGCGGTTTCTGGACTTACGGAGATGATTCCCATCCGCAAACAGAATTAACTGCTTATGGTGGGACTTTCTGTCGTCATCCATTAGCTTTGGCTGCTTGTCGCGCAGTGCTTTTACATTTACGTGAACAAGGCGCAACTGTTCAAGAAACAGTCAATCAACTAACTAATCGATTAGCTACTGAAGTTAATCAGTTCTTTCAAGAAATAGGAATTCCTATCCGCATTGTTCATTTTGGCTCTTTGTTTCGCTTTGAATCTTTTGGTGCTTATAGTCTTTTCCTAAAACCCATCGAATTACCACTCTTTTACTACTTATTAAATCTCAAAGGTGTGTATACATGGGAAAAACGGGTTTGTTTTCTCTCAACTAGCCATACTAATGAAGATATAGATAAAGTGGTAGCTGCTGTCAAAGAAGCAATCATAGAACTGCGACAAGCAGGTTTTTTTGAAAATGCTAAAGCACCACAAACAAAAAAAAGAGAAGCAAGCGACGATCTCTCTGATGATGAAGATGGTAGGAATAATTTAAACCAGCAATTTCCTACTAGTGAAGCGCAACGTCAGCTATGGCTATTGGCAGAATTAGATACAACCGCTTCAGCATCATATAATGTGACTACTTCCTTAGAATTGCGTGGTGCTTTAGATATTTTATCTTTGCAGCAAGCGATTAATGAAGTAGTCAATCGCCACGAAGCGTTGCGAACCAAAATATTAGAACAAGGCGAACTACAGGAAGTTATCAGTAGTGTCAAAATTGACTTACCGTTAATCAATTTGATGGCTGAATATAACCCCGAAGCAACCGCTTTAGTCTTGAGAACTGAGTTATCGCAAAAGCCTTTTGACTTGAGTGTTGCTCCTTTATTTGCGGCTGTGCTGATGCGTTTAGCATCTGAACATTATCTGCTAACTTTAAAAACTCATCATATTGTTGCAGATGGTTGGTCACTGGGGCTAATTTTGAATGAAATCGGCAAACTTTATTCAGCAAAAATTGGCATTGCTACAGAATCTTTAACGCCACCAATGCAGTTTCGCAAATATTTAGCTTTGCGACAGCAAGAAGCGCAAAGTCCACAAATGCGAGAACATCGTGATTTTTGGTTGAAAACTTATGAGGGGGAAATCCCTGTATTTGAACTTCCTACAGACTTTCCTCGCCCTGCTGTCAAAACTTACACAGGCGGTAGAGAAAGTAAAATTATTGCTCCTCAACTATGGCAAAATTTACAGACTGTAGGACGTAAAAATCAAGCAACATTATTTATGACCATGTTCGCTGCTTACACAGCTTTTTTGCGACGCATTTCCGGTCATGATGATTTAGTAATTGGTATTCCCATTTCTGGACGACAATTTGAAGGAAGTGAAAAATTAGTTGGCTTTTGTTCGCAATTTTTACCGATTCGTATCCAGACAGATATCACTACTTCTTTTGTTGCACATCTTCGTCACACCAAAGAAACACTCATAGCTGCTTTTAAACACCAAAGTCACGCCCTAGAAGAATTATTAGCAGCCTTACAATTACAACGAGATTTTTCGCGTTCTCCCCTGATTTCAGTCTCTTTTAATCTCGACCCTAAGTTAACTTTACCTGAATTTGAAGGGCTGAAAGTATCGCTACCACCAGAGCCAATTGGCTATACTCCTTTCGATTTAGGCTTTAATTTCATCGAAGTCAATGACTCACTGATTATCTACTGCAACTACAATACAGAACTGTTTAAGCCGGAAACTATCCAACAGTTTCTAGAAAGTTTTGAAATTCTAATGCAGGGAGTAATTAAAGATGCCAATAGTTTACTGTCTGAGTTACCTTTATTAACACAAGTGCAGCAGGAAGAATTATTGGCAGAATTAACAGGTACAACAATAGAATTACCCCAAAATTCTACAATCATTGATGACTTTATTGCTCAAGTTAAATCTACACCCGATGCACCAGCCTTAATAGTTGGAGAAACGACTTTTACCTATCGAGAATTGAATGAAAAGGTAAATCGTTTAACGAATTACTTACATGAGAAATATCACATTGGTTCTGGGCAGGCGATCGCACTCGCAATCGGACGCAATCAAAATTTAATTATCGCCATTCTTGCTACTTTTAAAACTGGGGCGACATACGTACCGATAGACCCCCAATATCCTAGTAGTCGCATCGATTTTATTTTAAAAGATAGTGGCTGCCATCTCTGTCTTACTGAGAGTAATTTCGTCTCCCAATTACCCCAACAAATCGAAGCAATCTGCTTAGATAAAATCGACAGTATTTTAGCCGACTTTGACATAAATGAGCCTAAGTTACAACCAGATACTAACCAAATTGCCTATATTTTATACACTTCTGGCTCTACAGGAAATCCTAAAGGAGTCATGGGTCGTCACATTTCTATTTTGAATATCATTCGGAGTTTACGACTGACATTTAACTTAGATAAACATCCTGAATGGCGTTATATCTTCACAGCACCTGTCACCCATGACCCATCTTTTCGTAATATTTTCCTACCCTTAACCATAGGTGCTGCTTTATACATGTACGAAGTACAGCATATAGGGCATTTAGTTGACTTTTTACAGGAAAACCAAATCAATGCACTGCACACAACGCCATCTATTTATCGAGAAATTTTAGCTGTACTCGCACCTGAAGAAACTATCCCCAGCTTAAAATATATCTCTTGTGGGGGAGAAAAATTAGACCGAGAAACCGCGATCGCTTTACGAAAACGCTTCCCTGCTGAAATTATTAGTAATGTCTACGGTTCTACCGAAACTTGTGTAGGGGTATCTCAATATACAATAGACGAAAACTTAAATACAGATGTACCTCTTGGTCAAGTTTTCCATAACAATCGATTATTTGTCTTAGATGAATTCAATAACCCCGTACCTCTACACGTAATTGGTGAAATTTGCGTAGAAGGTGCAGCATTAGCAGTTGGTTATCGTAATCTTCCTGAACTTACCAAGGAAAAATTTCAATCCAGCTTTTTAAATTCAGAAAAAATTCTCTTTAGAACGGGAGATTTAGGTAAACAAATTGCCCCAGGTGTGATTGAATTTATAGGTCGAAAAGATAATCAAGTTAAGGTCAATGGATATCGTGTAGATCCTCGTGAAATTGAATACCAAATTAGCCGCTATGCTCAGATTGAGAAAGCAATTGTGTTACCTGTAGAGGTAAATAATCAAACTCAGTTATCTGCCTATTGTCAAACTGATAAAGAGATAAAAATTGCTGAAATTAGAGAATTTTTAGCTAACTATTTGCCAGTCTACATGATTCCTAGTTCCTTTATCTTCTTAAAGCAATTTCCCTTAACTAAACATGGCAAACTTGACTTGCGATCGCTCGTCACCCTCCAGCCAACAAACCAATTAACACAAGTAGCTTATACTGCACCGCGTAATACTTTAGAGTCAAAACTAGTCCATATTTGGGAAAAAATTCTCACTAAACATCCCATTGGAGTTTTTGATAACTTTTTTGAAATCGGCGGACACTCTCTCCTACTTTCGAGAGTAGTCACTCACGTCCATAAAGAATTAAATGTATTAGTTAAATTAGCTGATTTCTTCAAAGTTCCCACAATTGTTGGATTAGCAGCTTTAATATCTAAAGCTCAATCTAACTATCAAGAACCCATACCAGCAATAACTCAACAAGCATCTTATCCCATGTCTCATGGGCAACGCCGTCTCTGGGCTTTAGAATTCCTCGACCATAACCATTATGCTTACGGAATGCCCAGTGCTTATCAATTCAATGGTGATTTAAATATCGCTGCCTTTGAAAATGCTTTTAAAAAATTGATAGAACGGCATGAAATTTTACGCACTACGTTTACTTTAATCAATAACGAACCGCGTCAAGTAGTAAACGAACAGATGAGTTTTTCAGTCAACCAAATAGACTTGATAGATGATGAAAACCAAACAGCCAAAATTGCTGAAGCTATTCGTAACAATGCCAAAACTACTTTTGATTTAGAAACAGGGTCTTTACTCAAGATTAATTTACTAAAGCTGAGTCAACAGAGTCATATAGTCCTATTTAATATGCACCATATCATTTCAGATGGTTGGTCAGCAGGCGTTTTAATTAAAGATTTTCTGGCACATTATCATGCCTATGGCCAAGAGAACGTAAAATTACCGTCACCTCTAAGAATTCATTATAAAGACTATACTTCATGGCAAGATCAGCAACTCCAAACACCAAAATTGCAAGCACAACGGGATTACTGGCTGGCTAAGTTGACTCCTGCACCGACACGCCTTAATTTACCTTTAGATTATATGCGTCCATCAGTGCAGAGTTTTTCTGGCTCTGCGGTTATCTGGAAGCCAAATCAAGAATTAATCAAGGATTTTGAGTTATTAACTAAGACCCAAGAAACTAGTTTATTTATGGGCTTACTCACCTTAGTTAAAGGTTTTCTGTTTCGCTATACCGAGCAGAATGAAATTACAGTAGGCTCTCCCATCGCTGGAAGAAATCATCCCGATTTAGAGGAACAAATAGGTTTTTATGTCAATACTTTAGTCTTACGCGACCACATAGCAACAGACGATAGTTTTGCTACTTTACTTACAAAAGTAAAAACAACCACAATAGAGGCATATGATAACCAAGAATATCCCTTTGATAAACTAGTCTCAGATTTAAATTTTAAACGCGATCCTAGCCGTAACCCTCTATTTGATGTTGTAGTTGTTCTGCAAAATAATCAAAATGTAGACCTAGCAATAGATGGAATTACTGTTAATGCTCTGGAGCAGGAACTTGTTACTGCTAAATTTGATCTAGAATTCATTTTTGTAGACGAAGCGGAATTCTATTTGAAGTTAATCTACAACACAGATATATTCGCTAGTGAACGTATTTCCTTGATGATAAGGTTGTTAGAAGCTCTTCTAGAGGAAGTAGTCCAATCTCCTGACACACCCTTATTAAATCTGTGCGATCGCACAGATAAATCCAGTCAAGAAAATAACAGTCTTTTCGCTACAAATTTTAATTTTTAG